Genomic DNA from Sphingomonas hankookensis:
CCGCCATGTCGTTCGCGACGATGCGCAGGCGACGGTCCTTCGCCCCGAACAGCGCGAAGAACTGATCCTTGAAGGTCCGGAAATATTCGCGGCGAATGCCTTCATGGGTGATCGTCCCCGCCAGGCGCGCCAGTTCATGCTCGAACGCGGCGCGCTCGTCGGGGCCGGCGCCGGGCGGCAACGTCGCCAGCTCCAGCCGCCACAGGAAATCGGATAGCGATTCGCGGCGGGCGAGCAGGTCCTCGAACGCCTGCGGTCCCTCGGCACGAACCAGATCGTCGGGGTCCATGCCGTCGGGAATGGTGACGATCGAAATGCTCTTGCCTGGTTGCAGCAGCGGCAGCGCGCGTTCGGCCGCGCGCCGCGCCGCCTTGATCCCGGCCGCGTCGCCGTCGAAGCACAGGATCGGACAGTCGGCCATCCGCCACAGCCGTTCGAGCTGATGCTCGGTCAGCGCGGTGCCTAGCGGGGCTACGACTTCATCGAAACCAGCCTGGGCCAGCGCGATGACGTCCATATAGCCTTCGACCGCGATCACCCGCTTCGCCTTGCGCGCGGCGGCCTGGGCACGGTCGATATTGTAGAGCGTCCGCCCCTTGTCGAAGAGCGGGGTTTCGGGCGAGTTCAGATATTTCGGCTCGCCGTCGCCGAGGATACGCCCGCCGAACGCGATCGTCCGGCCACGCGCGTCGCGGATCGGGATCATCAGCCGGCCGCGGAACCGGTCGTACGGCTCCTTGCCCTCGACCGATATCAGCATGCCCGATTCGACCAGCATCGGGTCGCCGTAGGACGCCAGCGCGGCCTTCAATCGGCCACGGGCATCGGGGGCGAACCCCATGCCGAACGCACGGGCGGTTTCCGGCTTGATCCCGCGCTTGGCGAGAGCGTCGCGGGCGATGCCGCCTTCGTCGCCCAGCCGGTCCGCGAACCAGCCCTGCGCATCGGACATCAACTCGTGCAGCCCCTTGGCGCGTTCCGCCTGCCGCGCCGAGCGCGCATCCTGCGCCGGCATCTCCATGCCGGCGGCGGCGGCCAGTTCCTTCACCGCGTCGATGAAGGGCAGGCCGCGTTGGTCGGTCATCCAGCGGATCGCATCGCCGTGCGCGCCGCAGCCAAAGCAATGGTAGAAGCCCTTGTCGTCATTGACCCAGAAGCTCGGCGTCTTCTCGGTATGGAACGGGCAGCACGCCTTGAACTCGTTGCCCGAGCGCTGGAGCTTCACCGACTTGCCGACCAGCGCCGACAGGGTCGTGCGGGTGCGCAACTCGTCAAGGAACTGGGGGGATAGGGTCATGGCTTCCTGTGGCTCGCGTGCCCGCTATCGGCTGTTCAGCTTAGCGCCGCTTTGACCGCCGCGCTAGCCTTGCTCATGTCAAGTTCGCTGCCGTGGCGCGACTTCAGTTCGGCCATCACGCGGCCCATGTCCTTCATGCCGCTGGCGCCCAGATCGACCTTGATCGCCTCGATCGCCGCCGCCGTCTGCGCCTCGTCCATCGGGGCGGGCAGGAAGCGTTCGATGACGGTGACTTCGCGCGCTTCGCTGGCGGCGAGTTCGGGACGGTTGCCCTTCTCGTACATCTCGATCGATTCGCGGCGCTGCTTCACCATTTTCTGCAGCACTTCGACCACCAGCGCGTCGTCGCT
This window encodes:
- the dnaG gene encoding DNA primase, encoding MTLSPQFLDELRTRTTLSALVGKSVKLQRSGNEFKACCPFHTEKTPSFWVNDDKGFYHCFGCGAHGDAIRWMTDQRGLPFIDAVKELAAAAGMEMPAQDARSARQAERAKGLHELMSDAQGWFADRLGDEGGIARDALAKRGIKPETARAFGMGFAPDARGRLKAALASYGDPMLVESGMLISVEGKEPYDRFRGRLMIPIRDARGRTIAFGGRILGDGEPKYLNSPETPLFDKGRTLYNIDRAQAAARKAKRVIAVEGYMDVIALAQAGFDEVVAPLGTALTEHQLERLWRMADCPILCFDGDAAGIKAARRAAERALPLLQPGKSISIVTIPDGMDPDDLVRAEGPQAFEDLLARRESLSDFLWRLELATLPPGAGPDERAAFEHELARLAGTITHEGIRREYFRTFKDQFFALFGAKDRRLRIVANDMAAAADVRKVDLVFAFQRAILMGLMQHVDVLKRHCELVAQLPILNGQLQRWRNHLIDLAIYRNDLTESLLTDTIAADRQLVDMARRNKETDLAFSFWLRGTAPEVAETDLLRVIQILVDEQACRRAENAAAERCRQDTTERTFAEYQQARSDHAAVQARIRDWMEELDEAA
- a CDS encoding GatB/YqeY domain-containing protein; this encodes MIRDTIKDALVTAMKGGDKETTATIRLIQSAIKNRDIEARTGKAPESDDALVVEVLQKMVKQRRESIEMYEKGNRPELAASEAREVTVIERFLPAPMDEAQTAAAIEAIKVDLGASGMKDMGRVMAELKSRHGSELDMSKASAAVKAALS